A genomic region of Homalodisca vitripennis isolate AUS2020 chromosome 5, UT_GWSS_2.1, whole genome shotgun sequence contains the following coding sequences:
- the LOC124363851 gene encoding neuropeptide CCHamide-1 receptor-like, whose translation MDSQRNASGWMHGYENDTELVGYVPYSERPETYIVPVVFAIIFLVGVLGNGTLVFIFARHRTMRNVPNTYIFSLALGDLLVIVSCVPFTSTLYTIESWPWGELICKLSEATKDVSIGVSVFTLTALSAERYCAIVNPIRSHISSKPLTIITAVLIWIMSLILALPAAIFSNVQSADVQDNHTILYCSPFPREYGSTYEKGMVLFKFLAYYAIPLCVIAGFYVLMARHLMLSTRTLPGEHNPCKSQSNQIQARKKVAKMVLAFVIIFIMCFLPYHIFMLWFHFYPSSHDDYDDFWHAFRIVGFCLSYINSCINPIALYFVSKAFRKHFNQYLFCCVRPTNEIGDNTLSHLNSSTFRRHNSVMTSHYSISHSDKS comes from the coding sequence ATGGATTCCCAGAGAAATGCCTCTGGATGGATGCACGGTTACGAGAATGATACTGAATTGGTTGGCTACGTTCCTTACTCTGAACGACCGGAGACGTACATTGTGCCAGTAGTGTTTGCGATCATCTTCCTAGTGGGAGTGTTGGGGAACGGTACACTGGTCTTCATCTTCGCGCGTCACCGCACCATGAGGAACGTTCCCAACACTTATATATTCAGTCTGGCTCTGGGAGATCTGCTCGTAATCGTTAGTTGTGTGCCATTCACATCCACTCTGTACACGATAGAGTCATGGCCCTGGGGTGAGCTGATCTGCAAACTGTCCGAAGCGACCAAGGACGTCTCCATCGGCGTGTCCGTGTTCACTCTGACCGCCCTCAGTGCCGAGAGGTACTGTGCCATCGTCAACCCCATCAGAAGTCACATCTCCTCCAAGCCGCTCACCATCATCACGGCAGTACTTATCTGGATCATGTCTTTGATACTGGCCCTTCCTGCAGCCATATTCTCCAATGTCCAGTCTGCGGATGTGCAAGACAACCATACGATCTTGTACTGCTCGCCCTTCCCGAGGGAATACGGTTCTACGTACGAGAAAGGAATGGTCCTTTTTAAATTCCTTGCTTACTACGCAATTCCTCTGTGTGTGATCGCAGGTTTCTACGTGCTCATGGCCAGGCATCTCATGCTCAGCACCAGGACTCTACCTGGTGAACACAACCCCTGCAAGAGCCAGTCGAATCAGATCCAGGCGAGGAAGAAAGTCGCCAAGATGGTTCTAGCTTTCGTTATCATATTCATAATGTGTTTTCTGCCTTATCATATATTCATGTTGTGGTTCCATTTCTATCCATCTTCACATGACGACTACGACGACTTCTGGCACGCTTTCCGCATCGTCGGCTTCTGCCTCAGTTATATCAACTCTTGCATCAATCCCATCGCTCTGTACTTTGTGAGCAAAGCGTTTCGCAAACACTTCAACCAGTACCTGTTCTGCTGTGTGAGGCCCACCAACGAAATCGGTGACAATACTCTGAGTCATCTCAACAGCTCGACCTTCCGCAGACACAACTCCGTGATGACCAGTCACTACTCGATCAGCCACAGTGACAAGTCCTGA